In the genome of Montipora foliosa isolate CH-2021 chromosome 3, ASM3666993v2, whole genome shotgun sequence, one region contains:
- the LOC137995157 gene encoding uncharacterized protein: MLWIRHVQQQISKSDKYPQMKSSLGLYRDEEGILRCRGRIGMSSLPYDTRFPILLPRSQYFTKLVILKCHEQVMHNGVAETLVQVRSRYWIVKGRQPVKSIINKCVLCKKLEGRPYGTPPTSQLAGFRLSDEFAFTSIGVDFAGPVYVKDIYHKSDDMNKAYIVLYTLSDNGSTFKSEELKKLLADHCIEWKFNVALAPWWGGFFERLVRSTKRCLKKTLGTARVSYEELLSVVVEIEGILNSRPLTYVDDELRSPLTPSQLVIGRRLLSKEEKTPLEAPQTRSELSRRAKYLTTVLSQFWRRWQKEYLTELRVHHNCQLKNRQPTVNVGDVVCIHKGRTPTLFWNMGAVKALVTGRDGFHRAAVVRTRSGDRVIDVTRPLKKLFPVETGLGVHEHQKGNTDFPIIFVGNAEQEHVAEH, translated from the exons ATGTTGTGGATTAGGCACGTTCAGCAACAGATCTCAAAAAGCGACAAGTATCCACAGATGAAGTCATCATTAGGACTTTATCGAGACGAAGAAGGGATACTACGATGTCGAGGAAGAATTGGCATGTCTTCCCTACCGTACGATACACGATTTCCGATACTGTTGCCGAGAAGTCAATATTTCACTAAGTTGGTGATTCTCAAGTGCCATGAGCAAGTGATGCACAATGGAGTGGCAGAGACCTTGGTTCAAGTTAGGTCAAGGTATTGGATTGTGAAGGGCAGACAGCCGGTGAAGAGTATAATCAACAAGTGTGTGCtgtgcaagaaacttgaaggtcGTCCATATGGAACGCCACCTACCTCTCAACTTGCAGGGTTCAGATTGTCCGACGAATTTGCATTTACAAGTATAGGAGTTGACTTTGCGGGCCCTGTTTATGTCAAGGACATTTATCACAAGAGTGATGATATGAACAAGGCATACATCGTGTTATACACAT TGTCAGATAATGGATCCACTTTCAAGAGTGAAGAGCTGAAGAAGTTGCTAGCAGACCACTGCATAGAATGGAAATTTAATGTCGCGTTAGCTCCTTGGTGGGGAGGATTTTTTGAACGTCTCGTTAGATCAACTAAACGCTGTCTCAAGAAAACCTTAGGAACCGCGAGAGTCAGCTATGAAGAATTGCTCTCTGTTGTTGTGGAAATAGAGGGAATACTGAATTCACGACCTCTCACGTACGTGGATGATGAATTAAGAAGTCCGTTGACGCCGTCACAATTGGTTATTGGTCGTCGCCTATTGagtaaagaagagaaaactcccTTGGAAGCGCCTCAGACCAGAAGTGAATTGTCAAGACGTGCGAAGTATCTGACAACTGTTCTGTCGCAGTTTTGGAGACGTTGGCAGAAGGAGTACTTGACAGAGTTACGTGTCCATCATAATTGCCAACTGAAAAACAGGCAACCAACTGTCAATGTAGGAGACGTTGTTTGCATTCACAAGGGCAGGACGCCGACactattttggaatatgggaGCGGTCAAAGCCCTCGTTACAGGACGAGATGGATTTCACCGAGCAGCAGTGGTGAGAACTCGAAGTGGAGATCGAGTAATCGACGTGACAAGACCCTTAAAGAAGTTGTTTCCTGTAGAAACTGGATTAGGAGTACATGAACATCAGAAAGGGAACACTGATTTTCCAATTATCTTTGTGGGAAACGCTGAACAAGAACACGTAGCTGAACATTAA